taaCATACTCGGTTTTTAGTCCAGCCGTGAAGGAAGAGTTTCTCCGAAGCGATCTAGCGCGCGGCGTATGATATCAACATCATCGTAACCACCGACCCAGTGGGTAACCACCATCATCGTACCCACCGGGTCGGTGGTTACGATATTGGGGCCCGTCATTCTGTGGCGTGTGCTTACGTGGCAGTATTCGCCAACAAGGCTAGTGCAACCTATCGCAGTTGCCAACGACGTTGAGGGTTCACGAGACCAAAACGTTGAAAATTGTGAACCAACGATCTCGGAGCTGCGATAGTCTGCGTTCGCAATGGCTGGAACAGAAACGTCGACTATCTCATCATCGTTTCCCCGCAGGCGACGGCGCGATCCCGCTACCAACGGAGCTCGTCCTGCATCGAATCGGCTTGATACACGGAGATCAGCGAGCTCAGTCGACCACAGTCCTCCAGCATTTCCGGTGGCACTCCATTCAAACTTGGCGAGGTACTGTTTTGGAAGCAGGCAATGAGCGCGGGCGAGCAGGTTCTGGTAGGAATGAATGTCCCTTACCAAGTCCTGCAGACCATAATTGATGGGCATAATCTGTTCCGCGTTTTGGAGCAGGTTGTTTTCGTAACGAGCTCCTGGGATGCTATTTGCTGCGATAAACGCCTGGCGATCAGCTTCAGGAGTATCGGCGGCCGCAAGCATGTCTAGCGTTGCGCGAAGGTTCACCGGCGTCTGCACAAGGCATCGATACTCGAGGGTTTCATTTTGAGCGCGACCGAATCCCATGTGGTATATGTTGTCTTGGGTCTCGATCTTTCCGATGCAATCGAGGATCATCACAATCATGGATGGGGCCTCGGTGATTCTGCGGATTGTATCACTGAAGTCATGAGCGATGAAGATATGCTCTAAAGCGGTAAAACTGGTAAGCGGTACAACCAGAGCCTTTTGAGCCAGGTACACTTTGTAGTATACGAGCCACAGATGGACTCGATACATTTGGTGGATCGTGAGAATCGTACGAATGTTTTCAACGTCCCAAGTGGTTGCTGCGTGGTCATACGCTATCGCGGTTGCAACTCCTACTCCACGCGTAGTTACTGTTAGTGGTATTGCTAACTGTCTGCATTGAACTCTTTGGCCTAACCTGGCCAGCGCGCTAGCCAGCGAGGAATACTCGTCCTGCGAAAGAGACCCCAAGCGGGCATCTCGACGGGGATCAGTGGCATCCATCTGCTGCTgtccggaccggcggcga
The window above is part of the Anopheles cruzii unplaced genomic scaffold, idAnoCruzAS_RS32_06 scaffold03667_ctg1, whole genome shotgun sequence genome. Proteins encoded here:
- the LOC128277063 gene encoding uncharacterized protein LOC128277063, whose amino-acid sequence is MSTKPAAKGKNSAKKRNFRRRSGQQQMDATDPRRDARLGSLSQDEYSSLASALARLGQRVQCRQLAIPLTVTTRGVGVATAIAYDHAATTWDVENIRTILTIHQMYRVHLWLVYYKVYLAQKALVVPLTSFTALEHIFIAHDFSDTIRRITEAPSMIVMILDCIGKIETQDNIYHMGFGRAQNETLEYRCLVQTPVNLRATLDMLAAADTPEADRQAFIAANSIPGARYENNLLQNAEQIMPINYGLQDLVRDIHSYQNLLARAHCLLPKQYLAKFEWSATGNAGGLWSTELADLRVSSRFDAGRAPLVAGSRRRLRGNDDEIVDVSVPAIANADYRSSEIVGSQFSTFWSREPSTSLATAIGCTSLVGEYCHVSTRHRMTGPNIVTTDPVGTMMVVTHWVGGYDDVDIIRRALDRFGETLPSRLD